The bacterium genome contains a region encoding:
- the rpsR gene encoding 30S ribosomal protein S18 encodes MGDRYRDDDRGDRRGGGGRGRGRRRKQCFFLTHPEVIIDFKDVDLLRKFISERGKILPRRRTGTSPAAQRKLAKAIKRSREIGLLPYAVD; translated from the coding sequence ATGGGAGACCGCTATCGCGATGATGATCGCGGCGACCGCCGGGGTGGCGGAGGCCGTGGCCGGGGACGGCGTCGCAAGCAGTGCTTTTTCCTGACTCACCCCGAGGTCATCATCGACTTCAAGGACGTTGACCTCCTGCGCAAATTCATCTCCGAACGGGGCAAGATCCTCCCGCGACGGCGCACGGGTACCAGCCCGGCCGCCCAGCGCAAGCTGGCCAAGGCCATCAAGCGCTCCCGCGAAATTGGTCTCCTCCCCTACGCGGTCGACTAG
- the clcD gene encoding Carboxymethylenebutenolidase translates to MNSMQTLTRPDGQTLPYYRAQIEGAAAAPGIILVQEWWGINDQIRRMADRLASEGFTVLVPDLYRGKVATNADEASHMMSHLDWSSAVADIQALAHGGDEVPTPFGLTGFCMGGALTFLGAAAAIPTLKAAVPFYGLPQDLETLASIRIPLQGHFATRDYWCSPEAVAKAEAVLQRAGVVYEFQWYEADHAFMNEARPEVYQPEAAQLAWERMVAFFRQYAS, encoded by the coding sequence ATGAACTCCATGCAGACACTGACCCGGCCGGATGGCCAGACACTTCCCTATTACCGTGCCCAGATAGAAGGGGCTGCGGCGGCTCCCGGCATCATCCTGGTGCAGGAGTGGTGGGGCATCAACGATCAGATTCGCCGCATGGCGGATCGTCTGGCGAGCGAGGGTTTTACGGTCCTCGTGCCGGACCTGTATCGCGGGAAGGTCGCCACTAATGCCGATGAAGCCAGTCACATGATGTCGCACCTCGACTGGAGCTCCGCAGTCGCCGATATCCAGGCGCTGGCCCATGGTGGCGATGAGGTCCCGACACCGTTCGGTCTCACCGGCTTCTGCATGGGTGGCGCACTGACTTTTCTGGGTGCTGCTGCGGCCATCCCAACGCTGAAGGCGGCAGTCCCCTTTTATGGTCTGCCCCAGGATCTGGAGACACTCGCCAGCATCCGCATTCCTTTGCAGGGGCACTTCGCGACCAGGGACTACTGGTGCTCACCGGAGGCGGTGGCGAAGGCGGAAGCAGTCCTGCAGCGGGCTGGAGTGGTGTATGAGTTCCAGTGGTATGAGGCGGACCATGCCTTCATGAACGAGGCGCGACCGGAGGTCTACCAGCCCGAGGCGGCGCAACTCGCCTGGGAGCGGATGGTGGCATTCTTCCGGCAGTACGCCAGTTGA
- the chbG gene encoding Chitooligosaccharide deacetylase ChbG, whose translation MPDLIIHADDYGLTGSVSEGILEAHAHGVVTSTSILMTHVTSRELLWLRADPTLDVGIHLNLSAGVPVSGVSSLPTLTQERRTFTVPRIADVGSPHKRFDFSAVPDAELLTELEAQVQAGLQTGLPISHLDTHHHIHRDQRIFVMVLALAYREGLGVRTLSPEQRQQCVDVGVPTTHAFLGDWFGDASNLSREALLEAVSRLGADQRGELMCHPGKNSETLEALSSYAATRELELELLQDPGLRRALRNAQVRLISWQDL comes from the coding sequence ATGCCCGACCTGATCATCCATGCCGATGACTACGGCCTCACCGGGAGCGTGTCGGAGGGGATTCTGGAGGCCCATGCCCATGGCGTGGTGACTTCCACGTCGATCCTGATGACCCATGTCACGTCCCGGGAGCTCCTTTGGTTACGGGCAGATCCCACCTTGGATGTCGGGATCCATCTGAATCTCTCGGCCGGTGTCCCGGTGAGCGGCGTCAGCTCCCTGCCGACCCTGACCCAGGAACGGCGCACCTTCACGGTCCCCCGCATCGCTGATGTTGGGAGCCCGCATAAGCGTTTCGACTTCAGTGCAGTACCGGATGCGGAGCTGCTGACCGAACTGGAAGCCCAGGTGCAGGCCGGACTTCAGACCGGTCTCCCCATCTCCCATCTGGACACCCACCATCACATCCATCGGGACCAGCGCATCTTTGTCATGGTGCTGGCGCTGGCGTACCGGGAAGGCCTGGGTGTGCGGACACTCTCCCCGGAGCAGCGGCAGCAGTGTGTTGATGTCGGCGTTCCGACGACCCATGCATTTTTGGGGGACTGGTTCGGTGATGCCTCAAACCTCAGTCGGGAAGCATTGTTGGAAGCGGTCAGCAGACTGGGAGCGGACCAGCGAGGGGAGCTCATGTGTCATCCGGGCAAAAATTCCGAGACCCTGGAAGCCCTGTCATCGTATGCCGCCACCCGGGAGCTGGAGCTGGAGTTGCTACAGGACCCCGGACTCCGTCGCGCCCTGCGCAATGCCCAGGTCCGGCTGATTAGCTGGCAGGACCTGTAG
- a CDS encoding 3 beta-hydroxysteroid dehydrogenase/Delta 5-->4-isomerase: MAQILVTGASGFVGRHLVEALTADGHTVRALTHRATLPSSLASIPRVSAVKGDLLDPDSLPQALVGIDTVIHLVGIIREFPSKGVTFQRLHTEATANLVAATEAAGIRRYLHMSALGTRPGAVSAYHQTKWLAEERVRGSQLDWTIYRPSLIYGPGDGFTTTMVPLAKGPVFPVIGGGMSQAQPVAIKDVAQAFARGVDAPVTFGQTYDIAGPETFTYRTIYQHITEALGRTFRPLPVPEWAVMPVAMLLQYQPWFPLTVNQLLMLRENNTGDQTTWTRSFGIEPTRLQPGLAFLSPSAAKHHMATT, from the coding sequence ATGGCGCAAATCCTCGTTACCGGCGCATCGGGCTTTGTCGGCCGACATCTCGTGGAGGCCCTCACTGCCGATGGTCACACTGTGCGGGCGCTGACCCATCGCGCGACGCTCCCCTCGAGTCTCGCCAGCATTCCGCGGGTGAGTGCCGTGAAGGGGGACCTCCTGGACCCGGACTCCCTGCCGCAGGCACTGGTGGGGATCGATACCGTGATCCACCTGGTGGGGATCATCCGGGAGTTCCCGTCCAAAGGCGTGACCTTCCAGCGACTCCACACTGAAGCAACCGCGAACCTCGTCGCTGCCACGGAAGCGGCGGGCATCCGGCGCTATCTGCATATGTCAGCCCTCGGAACACGCCCCGGAGCGGTCAGCGCCTATCACCAGACCAAGTGGCTGGCGGAGGAGCGAGTCCGCGGCAGCCAGCTCGACTGGACCATTTATCGGCCGAGCCTGATCTACGGTCCTGGCGATGGCTTCACGACCACCATGGTGCCGCTGGCGAAGGGGCCGGTCTTCCCGGTGATCGGCGGCGGGATGAGCCAGGCGCAGCCGGTGGCGATCAAAGATGTCGCGCAGGCGTTTGCCCGGGGTGTAGACGCTCCGGTGACTTTCGGGCAGACCTATGACATCGCAGGTCCGGAGACCTTCACTTACAGGACCATTTACCAGCACATCACGGAAGCCTTGGGTCGGACGTTTCGTCCGCTGCCGGTCCCGGAATGGGCCGTGATGCCGGTCGCCATGCTGCTGCAGTACCAGCCCTGGTTCCCGCTTACGGTGAATCAGTTGCTGATGCTCCGAGAGAACAACACGGGCGATCAGACCACCTGGACCCGCTCCTTCGGTATCGAACCAACACGCCTGCAGCCGGGCCTCGCCTTTTTGAGCCCATCAGCGGCAAAGCACCACATGGCGACGACGTAA
- the rplI gene encoding 50S ribosomal protein L9: MGYMEIILLQDVEHLGGAGEVVRVRRGYGRNFLIPEGKAEQVSRARLARVEALKRRAENMRAAALKAAQDLAAQIEGKSVTISAKVGEESKLYGSVTTADVAKAMKDQLGLALDRRNITLTDSPIRLAGEHAGTVKTYTGVLANFTVNVVPE, encoded by the coding sequence ATGGGCTACATGGAAATCATCCTCCTGCAGGATGTCGAACACCTGGGAGGGGCCGGCGAAGTGGTCCGGGTCCGCCGGGGCTATGGCCGCAACTTCCTGATTCCGGAAGGCAAGGCGGAGCAGGTCTCCCGCGCGCGCCTCGCCCGGGTCGAAGCCCTGAAGCGTCGCGCCGAAAACATGCGCGCGGCGGCGCTGAAGGCCGCCCAGGACCTCGCCGCCCAGATCGAGGGCAAGAGCGTCACTATCTCCGCCAAGGTCGGCGAAGAGAGCAAACTCTATGGTTCTGTCACTACGGCAGATGTCGCCAAGGCAATGAAGGACCAGCTCGGGCTCGCCCTCGACCGCCGGAACATCACCCTCACCGACTCCCCGATCCGCCTGGCGGGTGAACATGCCGGGACGGTCAAGACCTATACCGGCGTCCTTGCGAATTTCACCGTCAACGTGGTGCCTGAATAA
- the purA gene encoding Adenylosuccinate synthetase has translation MPVTVIVGAQWGDEGKGKLTDALAAESALVIRAQGGNNAGHTVVVSDETYKLHLLPSGILRQETPCLITDGVAINPQVLLGEIEALQARELPCDNLTISPRCHLILPYHIALDEGQESSQLTRIGTTKRGNGPVFADKMSRLGIRIAHLAEPDALRAALEENLTLKNPVLRSVFGHPGFEVGPLMDELLALWPDLEPFVGDPLPIVHAALEVDAPILVEGAQGVLLDINFDMYPYVTSSHPGASGATLGTGIPVNRITEIIGVVKAYTTRVGVGPFPTEQSGDIADALRERGGEYGTTTGRPRRIGWLDLPLLRHACDTNGFTSLCLTKVDVLDDLETIPVCSSYLKGHDRLTEFPHTLRGWEQVEPVYQQLAGWKTDTSRAAINADLPPALQTYLGRIEGATGVPVNYVSCGASREALVKRR, from the coding sequence GTGCCAGTTACCGTGATCGTCGGTGCCCAGTGGGGCGATGAAGGCAAAGGCAAGCTCACCGACGCACTGGCGGCGGAGAGCGCCCTGGTCATCCGGGCGCAAGGGGGGAATAACGCCGGCCATACGGTCGTGGTGAGCGATGAAACCTACAAACTCCACCTTCTCCCTTCGGGCATCCTGCGCCAGGAAACCCCCTGCCTCATCACCGATGGCGTCGCGATTAATCCCCAGGTGCTGCTAGGGGAAATCGAAGCCCTGCAGGCACGGGAGCTCCCCTGCGACAACCTGACGATCTCGCCCCGCTGTCACCTGATCCTGCCGTACCACATCGCGCTGGATGAAGGGCAGGAAAGCTCGCAGCTCACCCGCATCGGGACCACCAAGCGGGGCAATGGTCCGGTCTTTGCCGACAAAATGAGTCGCCTGGGGATCCGGATCGCGCATCTGGCGGAGCCCGATGCCCTGCGGGCGGCCCTCGAGGAAAATCTGACCCTCAAGAATCCGGTCTTGCGGAGTGTGTTCGGTCATCCGGGATTCGAGGTCGGTCCCCTCATGGACGAGCTCCTCGCCCTCTGGCCCGATCTGGAGCCCTTTGTCGGCGACCCGCTCCCCATCGTTCACGCAGCGCTGGAGGTGGATGCACCGATTCTCGTCGAGGGGGCCCAGGGAGTGCTCCTCGACATCAACTTCGACATGTACCCCTACGTCACGTCATCGCACCCTGGTGCCAGTGGTGCGACCCTGGGGACCGGCATCCCGGTGAACCGGATCACGGAAATCATCGGCGTGGTGAAGGCCTACACCACCCGGGTCGGTGTCGGACCGTTCCCCACCGAGCAGTCCGGCGACATCGCCGATGCCCTGCGGGAGCGGGGCGGGGAGTATGGCACCACCACCGGACGTCCGCGTCGCATCGGGTGGCTCGATCTGCCGCTGCTGCGTCACGCCTGCGACACCAACGGCTTCACCAGCCTTTGCCTCACCAAGGTGGATGTGCTTGATGATCTGGAAACGATTCCGGTCTGCTCCAGCTACCTCAAAGGCCACGATCGACTCACCGAGTTCCCGCACACCCTCCGGGGATGGGAGCAAGTGGAGCCGGTCTACCAGCAACTGGCGGGCTGGAAGACCGATACCAGCCGTGCCGCCATCAATGCCGATCTCCCCCCCGCCCTGCAGACCTATCTGGGACGCATCGAAGGCGCGACGGGGGTTCCGGTGAACTATGTCTCCTGCGGCGCGAGTCGGGAAGCGCTGGTGAAGCGCCGCTAA
- the asnS gene encoding Asparagine--tRNA ligase has product MPSVSDLKPQLLLQEVGTRPTIDRLAQFVDQTVTLQGWVFNRRDSKHVIFLEVRDGTGLVQAVVARDVVGDAKFEAAQLPQETSLTVTGTVTRHPKKEGVYELQVSDFLVVQTPTEDFPISPKEHGVDFLMGQRHLWLRSRKQWAILRVRSRVIRAIHDFFASLGFVLMDSPILTPAACEGTTTLFETPYFDKGMAYLTQSGQLYGEASAMAFGKVYVCGPTFRAEKSATRRHLTEFWMVEPEVAYMDLEGDMQLAESFICYIVARVLEDCRTELEILERDITKLEKVRAPFPRISYSECVEQLNGPLGEPLEWGTDFGAPHETALTQDQEQPIIVHRFPQVFKAFYMEPDPTDPRLCLSMDVLAPEGYGEIIGGSERIADYDLLRHRILEHGLPEEAFEWYLDLRKFGGVPHAGFGMGIERCVTWLTGTHHIRQTIPFPRTIDRVYP; this is encoded by the coding sequence ATGCCTTCCGTCAGCGACCTCAAACCCCAGCTCCTTCTTCAGGAAGTCGGAACCCGCCCCACCATCGACCGCCTCGCGCAGTTTGTCGATCAGACGGTGACCCTCCAGGGCTGGGTCTTCAATCGCCGGGACTCCAAGCATGTGATCTTTCTGGAGGTCCGGGACGGCACCGGGCTGGTGCAGGCGGTCGTGGCCCGGGATGTCGTGGGGGATGCGAAGTTCGAGGCGGCGCAGTTGCCGCAGGAAACCAGCCTGACAGTCACCGGCACCGTCACCCGCCATCCGAAAAAGGAGGGGGTGTACGAACTGCAGGTGAGCGACTTCCTGGTAGTCCAGACTCCCACTGAGGACTTCCCCATCTCCCCCAAAGAGCACGGGGTCGACTTCCTCATGGGGCAGCGCCATCTCTGGCTTCGGTCCCGGAAGCAGTGGGCGATCCTGCGGGTCCGGTCGCGGGTGATCCGGGCCATTCATGACTTCTTCGCGAGCCTGGGCTTTGTCCTGATGGACTCCCCCATCCTGACGCCCGCCGCCTGCGAAGGGACCACCACGCTATTTGAAACACCCTACTTCGACAAGGGAATGGCGTACCTCACGCAGTCCGGGCAGCTGTATGGCGAAGCCAGCGCGATGGCCTTTGGGAAAGTCTATGTGTGTGGTCCGACTTTTCGTGCGGAGAAATCCGCGACGCGGCGTCATCTGACGGAGTTCTGGATGGTGGAGCCCGAAGTGGCGTACATGGACCTCGAAGGGGACATGCAGCTGGCGGAATCCTTCATCTGCTACATCGTGGCGCGGGTTCTGGAAGACTGCCGGACCGAGCTGGAGATTTTGGAGCGGGACATTACGAAGCTGGAAAAGGTCCGGGCTCCCTTCCCGCGCATCAGCTACTCGGAATGTGTCGAGCAGCTGAATGGTCCGCTGGGAGAACCGCTGGAGTGGGGTACTGATTTCGGCGCGCCGCATGAAACTGCGCTCACCCAAGATCAGGAGCAACCGATCATCGTGCATCGCTTCCCGCAGGTCTTCAAAGCGTTCTACATGGAGCCCGACCCCACCGACCCGCGGCTCTGCCTGAGCATGGATGTCCTGGCCCCTGAGGGGTACGGCGAGATCATCGGCGGGTCGGAGCGCATCGCCGACTACGACCTGCTGCGCCACCGGATCCTGGAGCATGGCCTGCCGGAAGAAGCCTTCGAGTGGTACCTCGACCTGCGGAAGTTCGGCGGGGTCCCCCACGCCGGGTTTGGCATGGGGATCGAGCGGTGCGTCACCTGGCTCACCGGCACCCATCACATCCGGCAGACCATCCCGTTCCCCCGGACCATCGACCGGGTCTATCCCTAA
- the rpsF gene encoding 30S ribosomal protein S6: MREYDVIFIVNPTFNDSKVEDAREFVRRTVTNLGGQVSEENNWGLRPFPYLVKKFRQGQWQYWKVILPPEAPNQLSFELRIRDGIIRQMVSSAVTPSKMFRRRAQKLAASGATASS; this comes from the coding sequence GTGCGTGAGTACGACGTCATCTTCATCGTGAATCCGACCTTCAACGACTCCAAAGTTGAGGATGCCCGGGAGTTTGTCCGCCGGACGGTCACCAATTTGGGTGGCCAGGTGTCGGAGGAGAATAACTGGGGCCTGCGCCCCTTCCCCTACCTGGTCAAAAAGTTCCGGCAGGGCCAGTGGCAGTACTGGAAAGTCATCCTGCCACCGGAAGCTCCGAATCAGCTGAGCTTCGAGTTGCGGATCCGTGACGGCATCATTCGTCAGATGGTGTCGAGCGCCGTGACCCCCTCCAAAATGTTCCGCCGCCGGGCCCAGAAGCTCGCTGCGTCGGGGGCCACCGCGTCCAGCTAG
- the spoIIAB gene encoding Anti-sigma F factor encodes MAPTPAPGSLRTRQQPAPVSTEQSVRLMVARTFGPGIRRAIFEGFVALFVILVLATYLFFSLGIIRGYSLYEDLAFSEFQHQIDDNEATRARLLANGQTEEARSLPSLRPSLDTFEDIATIIKGNHPPSDFGPAEFLSLPPYLLGLPLLLLVLAVLMSARITRSISNLRAVAEGIEKADWEHPIIVLEEDEIGELARSMERMRRRIRDSQLALESANGQLAEQVREQQYALQQARIIQGNFMPLHYKVKNCTVASLFLPQAELSGDFFTFKELTGDRVAFIFGDIQGHGVPASLNMMSIVTSFRLLAEEADDPAQLAANLNMMCGHNAPRGPMPLVTAVIGVINQHDGVVELVNAGHPSPLLLDSSEREVRELAQRDPILGLMPDYRYSPTRVQLQPEDKILCYTDGLTECENAHGEPFERYFRTLVAEQSFNTTESFINVMREQIETFLGDRPQEDDILLSCVSVEVASWTDLVLPPLDRESAISEIVAACAHAHVPNEVTSDIHLALDELITNAIVHGNESLPDKQVFIRYAIGHGVVRIAIRDEGAGFIPDLDEFHLTSEQLMERGKRGIYLVKSLMDEMQYNESGNEVMIVKRYHSYGSVSFGDIARYDVF; translated from the coding sequence ATGGCCCCGACTCCTGCCCCCGGCTCTCTACGCACCCGCCAGCAACCGGCTCCGGTCTCCACCGAGCAGTCGGTCCGGCTGATGGTCGCACGGACTTTTGGTCCGGGGATTCGACGAGCCATTTTTGAGGGGTTTGTCGCGCTCTTTGTCATCCTGGTGCTGGCGACCTACCTTTTCTTCAGTCTGGGCATCATCCGGGGCTACTCCCTCTACGAAGATCTGGCATTCAGCGAGTTCCAGCATCAGATCGATGACAACGAAGCGACCCGCGCCCGCCTCCTGGCCAATGGCCAGACCGAAGAAGCGCGCTCCCTCCCGAGCCTCCGCCCCAGTCTGGATACCTTCGAAGACATCGCCACGATCATCAAAGGGAACCACCCTCCCAGCGACTTCGGCCCCGCAGAGTTTCTGAGCCTCCCTCCCTATCTGCTGGGACTCCCGCTGCTGTTGCTGGTGCTGGCGGTCCTGATGTCCGCCCGGATTACCCGGTCCATCAGCAATCTGCGGGCAGTCGCCGAGGGGATCGAAAAGGCCGACTGGGAGCATCCGATCATCGTCCTCGAAGAAGACGAAATCGGGGAGCTGGCGCGGTCGATGGAGCGGATGCGTCGGCGGATTCGGGACTCGCAACTGGCGCTGGAAAGCGCAAATGGCCAGCTGGCAGAGCAGGTCCGGGAACAGCAATACGCCCTGCAGCAGGCCCGGATCATCCAGGGGAACTTCATGCCCCTTCATTACAAGGTCAAGAACTGCACGGTCGCCTCGCTCTTCTTACCCCAGGCGGAGCTCTCCGGCGACTTCTTCACCTTCAAGGAACTGACCGGCGACCGGGTGGCGTTCATCTTTGGCGACATCCAGGGCCACGGCGTTCCGGCCAGTCTGAACATGATGTCGATCGTCACCAGTTTCCGCCTGCTGGCAGAAGAAGCCGATGACCCCGCGCAGTTGGCGGCGAATCTGAACATGATGTGCGGCCACAACGCCCCCCGGGGTCCGATGCCCCTGGTGACGGCGGTCATTGGGGTCATTAATCAGCATGATGGCGTCGTGGAACTCGTGAACGCCGGGCATCCCTCGCCGCTGCTCCTCGACTCCTCGGAGCGGGAAGTCCGGGAACTCGCGCAACGCGACCCTATCCTCGGCCTGATGCCGGACTATCGTTACTCCCCCACCCGGGTGCAGCTTCAGCCGGAAGACAAGATCCTCTGCTACACCGATGGCCTCACGGAATGCGAAAACGCCCACGGGGAGCCGTTCGAGCGGTACTTCCGGACACTGGTTGCCGAGCAGAGCTTCAACACCACCGAGTCGTTCATTAACGTCATGCGGGAGCAGATTGAAACTTTCCTTGGTGACCGTCCGCAGGAAGATGACATCCTGCTTTCCTGCGTCAGTGTCGAAGTGGCCTCGTGGACCGATCTGGTTCTGCCACCGCTCGACCGCGAGAGTGCGATTTCAGAGATCGTCGCCGCCTGCGCCCATGCCCATGTCCCCAACGAAGTTACCAGCGACATCCACCTCGCCCTCGATGAACTGATCACCAACGCCATTGTCCATGGCAACGAAAGTCTGCCGGACAAGCAGGTGTTCATCCGCTACGCCATCGGGCACGGCGTGGTGCGGATCGCCATCCGCGATGAAGGGGCGGGCTTCATCCCGGACCTCGACGAGTTCCATCTCACGAGCGAGCAGCTCATGGAGCGCGGGAAGCGCGGCATCTACCTGGTGAAAAGCCTCATGGACGAGATGCAGTACAACGAGTCGGGCAACGAAGTCATGATCGTGAAGCGTTACCACTCCTATGGCAGTGTCAGTTTCGGGGACATCGCGCGGTACGACGTCTTCTAG